A portion of the Anabas testudineus chromosome 22, fAnaTes1.2, whole genome shotgun sequence genome contains these proteins:
- the dtd2 gene encoding D-aminoacyl-tRNA deacylase 2 yields the protein MTEKDGAPAARTVLQQCLQARLQVKPHDEQSEAQFVQIDRGMVIYVCFFKGATDDLLPKMVSTLLNLRLCESDSGKLVSVLELPGSLLIIPQATLGGKAKGRGMQYHNNISKEDGLRLYSTFVSLCEKELMAAAGSRAAVTVQHGTYGNRQVLKLDTNGPYTHLMEF from the exons ATGACAGAGAAAGACGGTGCTCCTGCAGCTCGGACGGTGCTGCAGCAGTGTCTGCAGGCCAGGCTGCAGGTGAAGCCACATGATGAACAATCAGAGGCTCAGTTTGTCCAG ATCGACAGAGGAATGGTGATCTACGTCTGCTTCTTCAAAGGAGCGACAGATGACCTCCTGCCTAAGATGG TGTCCACCCTGCTGAACCTTCGCTTGTGCGAATCCGACTCAGGGAAGTTGGTGTCAGTGTTGGAGCTTCCCGGCAGCCTGCTGATCATCCCTCAGGCCACGCTGGGCGGGAAGGCCAAAGGCAGGGGCATGCAGTACCACAACAACATAAGCAAAGAGGACGGATTGCGGCTGTACAgcacatttgtttctctgtgtgagaAGGAACTGATGGCGGCTGCTgggagcagagctgcagtgacTGTACAACATGGGACGTATGGAAACAGACAAGTGCTGAAGCTTGACACAAACGGACCATACACACATCTGATGGAGTTCTGA